One part of the Hydra vulgaris chromosome 01, alternate assembly HydraT2T_AEP genome encodes these proteins:
- the LOC136074235 gene encoding uncharacterized protein LOC136074235, giving the protein MDEAVAAVKEKRMTQRTASKTYKVPRCTLQNRLNGKTEMGEMCPGCSTKLGSEDELKLVEYASKRASMGICFGRRQFMKYTGDIASKRGIPFKNGLPSKKWWSLLKKRHSTLRLRVPEGTAAIRHQCMDKEKVSIYFKALKQVMDEMGLYCKPHCVCNMDETSLQLQHTPDKVVTKSCSRYIQSRTSGNCETITIIATISASGTHIPPHIIVKCKTRRALNGFEVLSAPERSAWSVSDSGWTKQGIALLWFSESFLTNIRPERPQILILDRHSSHNFIELIESAIKNNIIIAELPAHTSHWLQPCDRSVFGPLKQHYNVACQNMMNMYPGVLVSHRNFCALFRIAWVKALSEKNIKSGFNACGIFPFNPNKIPPEAYLPNNLYEPSQLTEAKYEKSIRFDEDKKHIINPFLEKSDKTSEIILQPHQTNFAVSNVQIDFAIESNCVEKKVNSSSLVLPTYSIDDLESVLTEKQRQCFAFCFDKGFDTKSDETFMSWKSLKMLSPDVLTALPKNTIALDHVSTPLVNNKSNDTTYTLLTNASASYGLNNLLNIEDDDNDILPYPKKILPTTKKFLKNGLQPTSFILTSKEACDAKILEIETKREKNKEKENRSRKRFEALQQKLKEKEECKLLKSQIAEKKLIAKTKVPLSDKANNMNNKTKPN; this is encoded by the coding sequence ATGGACGAAGCAGTGGCTGCagtcaaagaaaaaagaatgaCTCAACGTACTGCATCTAAAACTTACAAGGTTCCTCGTTGCACTTTGCAAAATCGTCTTAATGGAAAAACTGAAATGGGTGAAATGTGTCCAGGTTGTTCTACAAAACTTGGAAGTGAAGATGAGCTTAAGCTTGTTgaatatgcatctaaaagagCATCTATGGGTATTTGTTTTGGAAGGCGTCAGTTTATGAAATATACTGGGGATATAGCAAGTAAGCGGGGTATTCCATTCAAGAATGGTCTGCCATCTAAAAAATGGTGGTCTCtacttaaaaaaagacattCAACTCTTCGACTAAGAGTTCCTGAGGGTACAGCTGCTATTCGCCATCAGTGTATGGACAAGGAAAAggtttctatttattttaaggCGCTGAAGCAAGTTATGGATGAGATGGGTCTTTATTGCAAACCCCATTGTGTGTGCAATATGGATGAAACTAGTTTGCAATTGCAGCATACACCAGACAAGGTTGTTACTAAGTCATGTTCAAGATATATACAAAGTCGGACAAGTGGAAATTgtgaaacaataacaataattgcCACAATCAGTGCCTCAGGCACTCACATACCTCCTCACATTATTGTGAAATGTAAAACCAGAAGAGCTTTAAATGGCTTTGAAGTTCTTTCAGCTCCTGAAAGAAGTGCTTGGAGTGTTTCTGATTCTGGGTGGACTAAACAAGGTATTGCATTACTTTGGTTTTCggaatcttttttaacaaatataagacCTGAGCGACctcaaatattaattttggaTCGTCATAGTTCTCATAATTTCATAGAATTGATTGAGTCAGCTATCAAGAATAACATCATTATAGCTGAACTTCCAGCACACACATCACATTGGCTTCAACCTTGTGATCGGAGTGTATTTGGACCACTCAAACAACACTATAATGTTGCTTGCCAAAATATGATGAATATGTATCCAGGTGTTTTAGTGTCACATAGGAATTTTTGTGCTTTGTTTAGAATAGCATGGGTAAAAGCCTTATCGGAAAAGAACATTAAATCAGGGTTTAATGCCTGTGGTATATTTCCATTCAATCCCAATAAAATTCCACCAGAGGCTTATCTGCCAAACAACCTTTATGAACCATCACAATTAACTGAggctaaatatgaaaaaagtataagattTGACGAAGATAAGAAGCATATTATTAATCCATTTTTGGAAAAATCTGACAAAACTTCTGAAATTATATTACAACCACATCAAACAAACTTTGCAGTAAGTAACGTACAAATAGATTTTGCTATTGAATCCAATTGTGTAGAGAAAAAAGTGAATAGTTCTAGTCTTGTTTTACCAACTTATTCCATTGATGATCTGGAATCTGTTTTAACAGAAAAACAACGCCaatgttttgctttttgttttgataaaggATTTGACACTAAGAGTGATGAAACTTTTATGAGttggaaaagtttaaaaatgttatctCCTGATGTATTAACTGCTCTTCCAAAAAATACAATAGCACTTGATCATGTTTCAACACCGCTTGTTAATAATAAGTCTAATGATACAACATATACTCTTCTCACCAATGCATCTGCATCTTATGGTTTAAATAATCTGTTAAACATTGAGGACGATGACAATGATATATTACCATACCCAAAAAAGATTTTGCCaactactaaaaaatttttaaaaaatggcctGCAACCAACATCTTTCATATTGACATCTAAGGAAGCCTGCGATGCTAAGATTCTGGAGATAGAaactaaaagagaaaaaaataaagaaaaagagaatCGGTCCAGAAAGAGATTTGAAGCACTTCAACAAAAGTTGAAGGAAAAAGAAGAGtgtaaattattgaaatctCAGATTGCTGAGAAAAAACTGATTGCAAAGACTAAAGTTCCATTATCTGACAAAGcaaataatatgaataataaaacaaaaccaaattaa